The genomic region tcactttctctttccccaAACTTGCCATCCTCTACTGGCTCAGTTTCTAGCATTTCAGTATCTTCCTTCCTGCTAAAGAACTTGTCTAGGTAACTGGTATAAGTGTTTTCCTTCTCAATTTGTTCATCCTTTCTTACTTCACAACAAAACTGATCTATGAGAAAACATTCGTCTCCACCACTTACAAACTGGCTATCCCAAGAAGATTGGTACAAAGCTTCTAACTGAGCCAAATTTGccattcctttttcttgtttttcccgGCTTACTGACTTTGATATCAAACTTTTCAATTCTAGTTGGGACACTGAGCTattcaagtcatttaatttatcgACAACATCAGCAGACTCATGTTGTGAACTAAGTTGAATAGTTCCTGCAATAAAGGAATCAAAGTCAAATCCTtgattcttctccctttctttttcaacCAGTTGCTGTGATGCCTCCTCAAGAGCTATTTGAGCTTTAACCAATCCATTCCTTTCACATTTTGACTTGCCTTTCTTATcagatttttctttgctttgttctttCCAATTAGAAAGATCTATAATAAGTTTGGGTTCATAGTAATGGTTAACTTCACTCTCTCTCCAAACTAAGTTATCTAGATACGATGACGACCTCATTTTGTAGTTACAAGTGTGGCTGCATTCCAGATCACAATACTTATTTTCATGATGATCTGGATACTGCCAACAAGGCTCAGTAGAGAAATGGGTATCAAAGGCAGGATCCTTCAGATACTTTTCACGATCTCCATCCAAATATTTTCGAGGATCTACTTGTACTTCCTCTTCATCAGTGACATCAGAAAGAGCCCTTGGGTCACGCTGAACTTCTTCAATATCAAAATTATTGTGTATAGGCCAGTCATGGTCTGAAAACTGACAATCATGGTACCTGAAATAAATTAATTACAGTCAGCCTATATCTAGAGatcatcattattaaatatttcaatacatactatgttaaaaaaaatcctattttagGCTCtcgaaaagattaaaaaaattaggatTTTCTGTCCTtcaggaatttacaatctagttaAGGAGGTAAGACCTGCCATGTACAAAGAAATACAAGACAACACATGTCAAATGACTtgaaaatttgcatttttttaagtAATATTCACTAGGCATCATTTCCAGATAGGCTCTCCTTAACTAATCTCTCTCTGTTCTCAACCCATAAAAACTACTAGAAGAATGTACATCAAATTCAGGCCAATAATTTTACTAATTTGTATGCTGCTCATCTCAAATGGGACTAAGTAAGATATAGTCAGAAGGGACTTTCAAGATATTTTAGTACAATTCCACCATCTTATAGAAAGGGAAACTGGGACTTGCAAAAGTTAagccatttgcccaaggtcacacagttaatagcaCAGCCAGAAAGAGAACCCTATAAACTTAGTAACATAACAATGTAAAAACAGATCAACAATGTTTAAAAAAGATGACATAACTTCAGCATATTactatattttcattcttaatGACTGGGGAAACATATAATAAACATCAGATGGCTGAAGGAACTTTAAGGGTTTTTTGGCCACTGTTCCTCTCTTTAGGCAGGATTCTTCCATGACCATGCCATAACCATCCCATAaatataagaattttaaaaagggattCTATAATCTTTCATTTCCATTAGTCTGAAAATTCCCCTGATAAACTTAAATGAGTCTAGCATTAAAAATATGAGCAAagcacacaagaaaaaaaatttctagatACATAGAATTCTAATATTAAATGAATCTggagatcatatatatatatatatatatatatatatatatatatatatatatatatatatatatatatatatatatatatatatatatgtatgtatgtatgtatgtatgtataaaaaacCACAGGAAAAATAATTCATCCCCTAAAACAGGTGGGGAACATACAGCCTGGAGGCCATAAATTCCTCACCCCTGCCCTAAAacataattacatatataataactGCCTAATGATTATGCTATAAGGTAAATGTTTGTCTTGTTCACTTGAAAGCAACAGTATATCATACATATTTGCAGTACTGTGGAATCTTTAAACTATTTGCATGTCTATGTTGTCTTCCCATGCTCTGCCACCCCTTCCCGGCCTAATTCTTcactttaaaaaggaaacaaaaccattCAAAGGACTGTTAacaaagcatgaaaaaaatactGTCAGAAAGTAgcaaaataatagcacttaattttttttcattctaaaaggttgttttagaaaaatattttagtaaaCATTATAAATGGtatattatggtatataaatggcatatatacacacacacacacacacacacacacacacacacacacacatacacatacacacacacacacacatatagatacacatagatAGTTTAAAATGGTATatttaaagagaaataatttaccaGGGGgggaaaattaagaagaaatacaGATAAAAACATGGTACCTTTACTCACACAACTTCTGCAttgatatataattttaaaaaacctcaTTAATAAAAATGCCATCATGTTGTGGTTTGCAGAAATAAAGTCCAATTATTAAATAGTTTAATATAAAATCAATTTTACCTCTCCCAATTATAAATGTGACTATGAGTTTCATCCATGAGCAAAATATCATCAACTTCATCTTCAATGTGAAAAGGATGGCTTGAAATTGGTTCATCCATTGGAAAGGAATAAATGCTCATATAAGGATGGGACAGAGCTTCTTCTGCTGTCAATCGATCCATGGGACTAAATGTCAAAATTTGCTCCAAGAAGTCCAGTGCTACAGAGATAAAGTAGGAAAATTTTGAGAAGtacttttctaaaagaaaaacaaactcaatGATTCaccaaacatgtattaagcttATGTACAAGACACgatgctacaaagacaaaaaaaaaatgatagtccctatcctcaaggaactcacatcaTTTACCTGGGTGTGGAATGGAACTAGAAAGATATGACATGTATGacaaggtaggaaggaagaagagacccAAACAAAATTCTCTAGGTACATTTGAGGAAAGAGAGTACTTTCAATTCCGGGATTAGGGAAGGTGACACCTAAGCTAAGctttcaaagaagagaaggattctttAATGCCAGAATATATACCTGTGAGTGACGACAGTTAAATGTGGCTTTATTACTTTGTGTTACGCAACAGGAAAGGGGAATTTTCTTTGTACACTGAAGATAACAAATTACAGGCAAAAGCAAACAAAGGGTAcccatataaaataaaaataaagttagctTACTTTTGTTTAGAACActtaatattttctctctttaaaaaaaaacttacctgatttatatattttttaaatgatacaaaagtttatacaataaaaacaaatagtttaaaatatttcaattccATATTATGGTCaattaagagagaaaaagaggtaatggagaaagaaaaaggagccCTTTTCTTATCAATAAATCAAATTAACAGATCAACAGGGTCATAGGTTAATACCTACCAGCATGTCTGAAAAGGTCATAGACCTCACCCTATAGTTCTGTCTCCAAGCTGGTACTTTTCTTCTCTAAATGGCaccattttctttatcatttctccCATTCCAATCATTGACTGGTTTTCAACTAATCCATTAACTGTCCCAAGGCTATGCTAGAATCCCTGCTCAGGTTGGACTACAGGTTTAGTCATCTTAATACTGCCCTCCCTACTATCCTAATCCCTCTTACCCATATGAACGAACTTCCACTGTGACTTACCTGACAaaccttaaatttgctttctctcttcttagGTCATGCAGTATAACCATAGAAAAATGAATTGGGATGAAGAAGTGGATCATGACAAATAAATACTGTACCATTTCAATTACTGCTCCAAGCTCAgtaatctttttattaatttcttgctGATCCCTATAACATCTGTATAGCTAGACAGTGACCTGTTTAAATGTAGCAAACAGATTTAGGGCAAGTCTAAGATAATAAAGTACcacccttgtaacaaaaatacTTTATTATAAAAAGCCATTCATCACACTTCTCTAGGTTCAGGCCCTGATCCACAAATCTGAAGTACATTTTACTGGAAAGCTTATTACTAACTAGTGCAAATTCCCACATTTTCCTCATCCCTACaacttaaatttttctttaagcCCATCTTCTCATTCTCACCTCTGATCTGGGGATGGAAAGTGTAATTCTTTTCTAAAGGAAATCATCCCAGCAGTACCCtacagctcattttttttcttaactcctcattccttcctttctctcactaAGCTTTTTAACTGTGTATTCAGAGGTCCCCTAGACTTAAAAAAACTTTGCTTCAATGTGCTTTCCCTTACAACCACCGTTCTTTTTCCTTTACCTGCTTCCTTTCATTGCCAAATATTTCTGGATGTCAATGTTTCCTTTAGTTTTTTGAAGTTATTAGCAGACAACCAAACAACATCACAAAAGAGCCCAAGTTTACATGAGCAGAGTTTGGTAAttgcaaaaacaaattaaaacacaatTTGATCCATGATACATACAGATCCAAAGATCCAATGTTTCATTAAGGCACAAAGGCAACCCTAAGTTCTCAAAGACTGTATCAACAGTCTGCAAACAATAGCAGCTTCAGTCACTTTGGAAAGGATTTGAGTATGGTTTCGTCAGTGGACTGTATCTGATTTCTACGGATAAGCATAGCTGAGCAAGGAGAGACTCATCACCAGTAGGGTGGTCACTTCGTGAATTCTTTGGCAGTGACAAATATGaagttaacaaaaatataaaacagtcTTCAGTCCAGATCCTACACTCACAGTGGCAGGGTGACTGAAAAAGAGCCAGAGTTCTAAGATGCATAGTTGGCATTCTGAATGTGACATCCTTGTATAGTGACCAACCAGGAGACATAATTCAGGAGGTAGATCATTTCAATCTCCACATTCTTGCTATATGAAAATAATGTTTAGCTGTtccagtcatgtcagactctgtgaccccttttaggggttttcttggcaaagactggagTGGTggtgacatttccttctccagctcattttacagatgaggaaactgaggcaaataggattgagtgacttgcccagggtcacacagcgattaagtggtatctgaggctggattcgaactcaggtcttcctgactccaggcccatggctctacccattgtgccacctagctgaccatacagaaatgataacaaaaaacaaaaagaagttgtAGCTAAATGGAAGGCTGGTACACAGATTCTTcccttggagaggcaaataaaggggCTGGCAGAATTGGTTTTATTGTATCCTTCAAGGCAACAGAAAATACCTTCACACAAGGTCAAGACCATTTAATGGTCATGATGAAGATATGAAAAAAACACAACCAGGAATTAAAGTAGTTTATGTGCCAGTATCTGTTTTAGAGTAGGAGGCAGATAAATCCTAGGAAAACCTCAATAAGAAGCTCCAAATTAAATCACCATACGCTTTAAGACTTGTTGACTTCAATGCAAAAGTAGGAATGGGAAGACAGTGAAATAtgtattaaaaaatgtttaagtaCAAAATGAGAGGGCTAAGGCCTATAGACTATACAGAAGTTACATATCTAAGTATCACAAATACTTTAAGAGTCAGGTGGCAATGGACATGGTGAGtatcaaataacatttttaaaaaggtaattgATTATATCCTGATGGGAAATAACTGGTGTGACGTAATTTTGAATCAGCTGTCTTGTGTAAGGTCAAATCATCAACTTGTTGGAGCAAAGACCAAATCAGTAACAAATTACAATAAGAAAAATTTGAGGCAACTTCAACCTGACCTGTGTAAACAAGTTGTTTGATGCtgaaaaaaggagaacaaaagaaCAGACATTAACAGATAGAACCATTTCCAAAGTAAGTTGGACCGATATAAATCAACTGCCATAATAAGAAGACCAAAGGAACCCAGATGCTGCCTCAACCAGAAAAccacttgatctccttgccaaaCAGAGAAATGGCAGCCAGCAGCAATACTGGTCTCACTGAGGAGGACAGTGGAAGATTTTGAGCTACATCACCCCATAAAACACTGGgaaacaatggaaagaaaaacaagtttgCAGAAAGCTTGTCCAGAGACCCAGTCAAGCCATGGATCATCCCAAGAGCACTGACAGATGAAACTGAAAGACAAGATCTACCAAGATCTGCATAACAAATTCTTTTCACCATCAAGGATAGTGGAGCCGTcacatttggactctaacatCACAGTTCTGGAGTGCTTCCTGAGGAAGTGGAAatggcactgaagaaaacaaagatgaaaaaagaagctGGACTCATCCAAGTAAACATAAAGGTGGTCCGTGCTGGAGGCGACACAAGTTTGTGGGTGTTGAGGTGTCCATTTTCAAGGTATCTGAAAAAGGGGAAGATACCAAAGGTATCTCAGACCTTATTACCGCCAAAAAAAGGTGACTTAGAATATGCTGGTAACTACTGAGCCATATGCCTAAGGGGAATAGTCACATGAATGATCTGGCTACCTTAATAACCTCTTCTCAAGTTactctttttccttactttttctccttcccctttcctatcttcccttcctccacaacttttttttagaattttcatCAAAGGAGGCGACAAAATAATAGAGCGAAAGGAAGAAAGCATATAAAGGGGTGCTGCTGGTTAACTCTGGGGGATCATGTATCATCTTCCATTTTCCTGATTTAAGATGATGGAAACCAAGTGGtgtttggtacagtggaaagagcactggctttggagtcagatacaacttcaaatcctgactctggtacttattacctatatgaccttaaCTTCACATGAGGAAATAAGGGTAGAGCCCCAAAGCCAACTGTCAAGCTATCAAACCAACTCTGAATCCTAATAGGCTGAAGATGAGCCTGGGATGAGACAACCAGAAAATAGGCAATCCCACCCAGTCAGCTGATTAGTGTTGTGGAAAGGAGGACCGCCTTTATCTGAACACAAGGATGCTTTGATATGTACCCACATCAATGTGGCCACAGATGCACAGAAGCCGCAAAGCATGACACGCATTCTGGTTACAGTATATGTATGGTTACAGGATATCGTCTTcttcccattctcttcatctcaaaacccttTGAACATCATCTAccactctttctcctttcccccagtcTCTGACAATGCACTGGTTGTATTTGCCAAGGCCAACACACGGATCCCATCCCCTCTCACCTTCTCAAGCACAATGCGTTCTCAATCATCAACCCTGCCCCCATCTTCAACTCCTCCCCAGCTACTGGTTGCTTTCCTACTACTTTCAGACATGATGAAATCTgcccctcatccttaaaaaaaactttcactagACTCTACCATCCCCCGCATGCTATCACActctatctttcctcccttttcactACAAATCCTCCAAAAAGCTGTCTGTACTTTTGCTGCTTCTACTTGCTCTCCTCACTCCTTCCTCAATCCTTTTTAATATGGCTTCATTAAATTGCAACTGCTCTCTTTAGTTACAAAGGATCTCTTATTGCCAAAT from Trichosurus vulpecula isolate mTriVul1 chromosome 8, mTriVul1.pri, whole genome shotgun sequence harbors:
- the MAPK6 gene encoding mitogen-activated protein kinase 6, whose translation is MAEKFESLMNIHGFDLGSRYMDLKPLGCGGNGLVFSAVDNDCDKRVAVKKIVLTDPQSVKHALREIKIIRRLDHDNIVKVFEILGPSGSQLTDDVGSLTELNSVYIVQEYMETDLANLLEQGPLLEEHARLFMYQLLRGLKYIHSANVLHRDLKPANLFINTEDLVLKIGDFGLARIMDPHYSHKGHLSEGLVTKWYRSPRLLLSPNNYTKAIDMWAAGCIFAEMLTGKTLFAGAHELEQMQLILESIPVVHEEDRQELLSVIPVYIRNDMTEPHKPLIQLLPGISREALDFLEQILTFSPMDRLTAEEALSHPYMSIYSFPMDEPISSHPFHIEDEVDDILLMDETHSHIYNWERYHDCQFSDHDWPIHNNFDIEEVQRDPRALSDVTDEEEVQVDPRKYLDGDREKYLKDPAFDTHFSTEPCWQYPDHHENKYCDLECSHTCNYKMRSSSYLDNLVWRESEVNHYYEPKLIIDLSNWKEQSKEKSDKKGKSKCERNGLVKAQIALEEASQQLVEKEREKNQGFDFDSFIAGTIQLSSQHESADVVDKLNDLNSSVSQLELKSLISKSVSREKQEKGMANLAQLEALYQSSWDSQFVSGGDECFLIDQFCCEVRKDEQIEKENTYTSYLDKFFSRKEDTEMLETEPVEDGKFGERESEEGFLNNSGEFLFNKQLESIGIPQFHSPVGSPLKSIQATLTPSAMKSSPQIPHKTYSSILKHLN